TCGTGGTATCGGCTATATCGGTTTAACAATATCGATTGGAGTCCAGCAGCGGGTTCGTATCGCGGCTGTGTCCGTGCCTATTCCTGGTAATTCGAGTCGTACCCTTCGGCTCCACCGGGGAAGACCTGTTTGGGAACCAAGTGGTAGGCCGCTTCACCGCGGCCCTTGAAGACGCTCTCGACGAAGTCCTCACGGGTGAGCACGTAGGCCATTGCCTCGCGGACGGGCTTTGGCACCTTCTCCATGTTGAAGCCGATGTAGTACGTGTTGATCGAGGGTGTCGAGACCATGTTCACTTCCGTCCCATCGCTCATCGGCCCGTACGTCCCCAGCGTCTGGCCCTGCTCGTTGGTCGACTCTTCGGTAGCCAGCTCGGGATTGTACTGGGCCGTCGGGATCCCAGCGACGTCGGCGTTCCCGTTCTGGAAGTAGCTGTAAAGGGCGGTGGTATCGGTGATGATCGCGTCGTGGAGGTCGAAGTCAGGGACTTTGCCGTGGTAGTCCTCGAAGGCTGTCGCGCGGAACTCGCCACCGTTGCCCTCTTGCCACTGCTCGAAGACGAACGGTCCACAACCGACCGGACTCGTCGAGAACTCTTCCCAGGCCATATCGCCATCGTAGCCCTCGATGTCACCGACGATTCCTTCGGGGACGACCGAGAACGCCGAGTAGGCGAGCACTTCGAGCGCGTAGCCGAACGGCGCGGCGAGCGAAATCGTGAACGTGTACTCGCCCGTCGCTTCGACGGCGGCCGTCTCGGGGACGACGTTACCGTCGTCGTCGGTCTCGTGTTCGATCTGGAGCACCGACAGCGGGAAGTACGTGTTCGTGGAATTGTCCGACTCGATGAGTCGCCGCATCGAGTAGACGACGTCGTCAGCGGTCACCTCGCCGTAGTCGCCGTGGAACTGAACCCCCTCTTTGAGCGTAAACTCGTACTCGGTGAGATCGTCGCTGACGGTGTAGTCCTCGACGATGAGGGATTCGACTTCCGTCGTCCCGTTGACGTAGTTCATCGGCGCGTCGAACATGTTCATCACCTTGTCCCCGCTCTGGGTGTTCCCAGAGGCGGCCGGGTCCAGGGAGCTGAACGTGCTCGAGGTCCCATTGAGGACGTCATCGCCTTCTAAGCTGTTGACAGAGATGCTGTCTTTCGCTCGCGAGGGACCCATCCCGCCCGGCGGGTTGTAGTCGACGCGATCGTACCAGAACAGCTGGTCGACGGTGTGATAGACCGGGAGTAGTGCCGCCGAGTCCCACAGCGCTCGCTCGATGTTGATGGTGGCCTCGTCACGGATGCTCTGGGCCTCGTCACCCAGACCGGGGTTGTTCTGGACCCGATCGAACTGCTCGGTGACGTACTGGCGAATTTCCTCATCGCCCTTCGTGTCTTCGGACCAGAACAACGTCTCGCCGTTCGGTGTGTAGCTTTCGGCGTCGTAGATCGTGTTCTCCGGGTCGACGAGCTGGAGGAAGTTCTGGGCGCCAGGGTAGTCGGCGACCCACCCGAGCGTGTAGGCCTCGTGGTTCCCGCTCTGGGTGGTTTCGAGCAGCGACCCGAAGTCCGAGTCGCTGATGTTCATGTTGATGTGAGCGGCTTCCAGGCGTGCACGGATCGTGTTCGCCATCTCCTTCCACGCCGGGCTCTGGTACTGCAGCCAGTCGAGATCGTAGTTGTTGTCTGGCCCGTAGCCTGCCTCTTCCATCACCCGCTTGGCTTCACCGATTTTCGCCTCGTTGAGGCCATAGGGGTAGGAACTTGGAGGCTCGTATCCGTCATTCTCGGCCTCGGTTCCGGTGTCTCCACCGTCGCTTTCGGTCTCGGTCTCGGTTGCCGTCTCGCCGCTCTCGGTTTCGGTGTCTCCGCCACCACAGCCGGCCAGTCCGATACTCACCGTTGCAGCGCCGGTCGCTTTGAGGAACCGCCGTCGGTTCATTTCACTGTCGTCAGACATGATGTGACCACGTAACAAAGACGAACGTTTATATTTACTGGTACTGGCTACATTTATATCTGATTTCGAGTTGATGAGACGGCGTGCCGGGCATTTGGCCATATTTATTCTATAGTATAATTATAATTCCTCCTCTTTTGGCGGCTCCCGGCCACGCTTTAATCTGACTTCCTAACGTGTCTCTATTTAGCATGCTATCGGGCCGCGTGGCTCGGTACTGCTGGTAGTGACGAATCTCTGGCTTCTGTCGGGGCTGGCTTCACTTACGACTCACCCTCTGTGTCTGTCCTCTTTGGATCATATCTGCTTGCCACGCTGCCGGTTTCGTCTTCCATCGCTGCCGTCAGCCTGAACAGAACGACGGGCGTGGATTTGAACCGCTTGAACGTCACTCGCTACCGCTCGCTCACGTTCCACTCCCTGCTTCAAATCCGCTTGCGCCAACAGCCGGCGCTGATCATTCGCTTTGCTGGTGACGTAGCGCCCGTAGAAGTGGGTTGGGGCGGATTTGAACCGCCGACCTCCTCCATGTCAAGGAGGTGTCATAACCAACCTAGACCACCAACCCGTTCGGTTCGATGCATTTCTGTCTCTCTCGCAGATGCAATTGAAGGTTTCGAAACGGAATCGCCCGACTCCACGACCGAGCCAGGCCGCTCGGCACCGCTGTTTCTCCCGGGAGAGCAACTGGCAGGCTGGAATGGCATCACTGGGTGGCCCGAATGCCTCGATGGAAGAACCCGACGGTCAACAGGGCGGCCAGTCCTGTTCCGAGTACGACGAAGATGTACATGTCTTGGACGCCGACCAGGTTGGCGATCCAGCCACCCACGACCTGGCCGAACACCCGCCCCGTTCCGAGGCCGAGTGCTGCAAGCAGCGCTTGGGCCGAGGCGCTCATCGCGTCGGGCGCGTACTCGTGGGCGAGTGATACTGACGCGAGCGTGAAGAGGGCAAACCCTGCCCCTGTGGAACTTGGGCCAGGAAGACGGCGGGAAGCGTTCCCGGGACGACGTACAGGACGAAACTGAGAGCAAGGACGATCGCTCCCACGAGCAACTGCGTCCGGTGGCGCCAGCCCAGGCGCACGATCCAGACGAACACGGCCGCCTCGGCCAGTGTGCGGACGAACCAGGCTGCACCCGTCATCGCGTCGCTGGCCTCGATCGCGCGGATGTACACCGAGAAGAACGAATTTGCCGTCGTGGTTGAGGCGCCGATGAGCAGGCCGACCGCCAACAGCAACACGAACGCAGGCTTGGTCAACAGCTGTAAACTGTCCTCGCGTAAGTCCGGCGACAACTCGCTCGCCGACGGCTTCGGGAGCCCGCGAAGCGAGATGACGAACACGACCATCCCGATCGCGTAGACCGCGAAGATCGTCGCCGTCCCGAAGGTTTCGACGAGCGGGCCAAGCGCGAGGATCCCGACACCGAAAGCGATGCTCCCAAAGGCCCGGACATTGCCGTAGTCGATGCCACTGGACAGGACCATCGAGTTCGCCAGGGGGACGATCGGCGAGCGGAACGCCGAGTAGATCCCGGCGGCGACGACCATCAGGACGAACGGCGACTCGATAACCATCCCGAGAGGGAACAGGAGTCCCCCGAGTATCGACACCACTGCGCCGATGGCCATCGCGAGTTTCGTCCGACCATACGCGTCGGCCACCATCCCCCAGATCGGCTGGGCGACGATGCCTGCACCGACCAGTACCGCACCGATGAGTCCCATCTGGGACTCCGAGAGCCCGATGTCCTCGAAGAATATATTTCGATACCCGGCGATGCCGTTTCCAGCGGCGTACAACACCAGATACAGCAACTGGTAGCGACGCTCGTCGCTCAGCATGCTCGCCCACCAGCCGGACCGATTTCGTTCATCTATCCGCGCTTGCACTTGTGATGAAAAAGCCTTCACATTTCTCTCTAGCAGGAAACAACACGCAGCGGTCGTTGTTCCGATACAGTTAACCACAGATCGGTCGAACGACGCCGACATGCCGGGACCAGTCTTTCTGG
The sequence above is drawn from the Halorhabdus sp. CBA1104 genome and encodes:
- a CDS encoding ABC transporter substrate-binding protein, with product MSDDSEMNRRRFLKATGAATVSIGLAGCGGGDTETESGETATETETESDGGDTGTEAENDGYEPPSSYPYGLNEAKIGEAKRVMEEAGYGPDNNYDLDWLQYQSPAWKEMANTIRARLEAAHINMNISDSDFGSLLETTQSGNHEAYTLGWVADYPGAQNFLQLVDPENTIYDAESYTPNGETLFWSEDTKGDEEIRQYVTEQFDRVQNNPGLGDEAQSIRDEATINIERALWDSAALLPVYHTVDQLFWYDRVDYNPPGGMGPSRAKDSISVNSLEGDDVLNGTSSTFSSLDPAASGNTQSGDKVMNMFDAPMNYVNGTTEVESLIVEDYTVSDDLTEYEFTLKEGVQFHGDYGEVTADDVVYSMRRLIESDNSTNTYFPLSVLQIEHETDDDGNVVPETAAVEATGEYTFTISLAAPFGYALEVLAYSAFSVVPEGIVGDIEGYDGDMAWEEFSTSPVGCGPFVFEQWQEGNGGEFRATAFEDYHGKVPDFDLHDAIITDTTALYSYFQNGNADVAGIPTAQYNPELATEESTNEQGQTLGTYGPMSDGTEVNMVSTPSINTYYIGFNMEKVPKPVREAMAYVLTREDFVESVFKGRGEAAYHLVPKQVFPGGAEGYDSNYQE
- a CDS encoding MFS transporter — translated: MLSDERRYQLLYLVLYAAGNGIAGYRNIFFEDIGLSESQMGLIGAVLVGAGIVAQPIWGMVADAYGRTKLAMAIGAVVSILGGLLFPLGMVIESPFVLMVVAAGIYSAFRSPIVPLANSMVLSSGIDYGNVRAFGSIAFGVGILALGPLVETFGTATIFAVYAIGMVVFVISLRGLPKPSASELSPDLREDSLQLLTKPAFVLLLAVGLLIGASTTTANSFFSVYIRAIEASDAMTGAAWFVRTLAEAAVFVWIVRLGWRHRTQLLVGAIVLALSFVLYVVPGTLPAVFLAQVPQGQGLPSSRSRQYHSPTSTRPTR